A genomic segment from Castor canadensis chromosome 1, mCasCan1.hap1v2, whole genome shotgun sequence encodes:
- the Stx3 gene encoding syntaxin-3 isoform X3 yields MKDRLEQLKAKQLTQDDDADEVEIAIDNTAFMDEFFSEIEETRLNIDKISEHVEEAKKLYSIILSAPIPDPKTKDDLEQLTTEIKKRANNVRNKLKSMERHIEEDEVRSSADLRIRKSQHSVLSRKFVEVMTKYNEAQVDFRERSKGRIQRQLEITGKKTTDEELEEMLESGNPAIFTSGIIDSQISKQALSEIEGRHKDIVRLESSIKELHDMFMDIAMLVENQGEMLDNIELNVMHTVDHVEKARDETKRAVKYQGQARKKLIIIIVVVVVLMGILALIIGLSVGLK; encoded by the exons ATGAAGGACCGGCTGGAGCAGCTGAAGGCC AAGCAGCTGACACAGGATGACGATGCCGATGAGGTTGAGATTGCTATCGACAATACAGCTTTCATGGATGAGTTCTTCTCTGAG ATTGAGGAAACTCGGCTCAACATCGACAAGATCTCAGAGCATGTGGAGGAAGCTAAGAAACTCTACAGTATCATTCTCTCTGCGCCAATTCCAGACCCAA AAACCAAGGATGACCTCGAGCAGCTCACAACTGAGATCAAGAAAAGGGCCAACAATGTCCGGAACAAACTGAAGA GTATGGAGAGGCATATTGAAGAAGATGAGGTTCGGTCATCAGCAGACCTTCGGATTCGGAAATCCCAG CACTCTGTCCTTTCCCGGAAGTTTGTGGAGGTGATGACCAAATACAACGAGGCTCAAGTGGACTTCCGTGAACGCAGCAAAGGGAGAATCCAACGGCAGCTTGAAATTA CTGGCAAAAAGACAACAGATGAGGAGCTGGAGGAGATGCTAGAGAGTGGCAACCCTGCCATCTTTACTTCTGGA ATCATTGACTCACAGATTTCTAAGCAAGCCCTCAGTGAGATTGAGGGTCGGCACAAGGACATTGTGAGGCTGGAGAGCAGCATCAAGGAACTCCATGATATGTTTATGGACATCGCCATGCTGGTAGAGAATCAG GGTGAGATGTTAGATAACATAGAGTTGAATGTCATGCACACAGTGGACCATGTGGAGAAGGCACGAGATGAAACTAAAAGAGCTGTGAAATATCAGGGTCAGGCCCGGAAG AAATTGATAATTATCATTGTGGTAGTAGTTGTGTTGATGGGCATTTTAGCATTGATTATTGGACTTTCCGTTGGGCTGAAGTAA
- the Stx3 gene encoding syntaxin-3 isoform X1: MKDRLEQLKAKQLTQDDDADEVEIAIDNTAFMDEFFSEIEETRLNIDKISEHVEEAKKLYSIILSAPIPDPKTKDDLEQLTTEIKKRANNVRNKLKSMERHIEEDEVRSSADLRIRKSQHSVLSRKFVEVMTKYNEAQVDFRERSKGRIQRQLEITGKKTTDEELEEMLESGNPAIFTSGIIDSQISKQALSEIEGRHKDIVRLESSIKELHDMFMDIAMLVENQGEMLDNIELNVMHTVDHVEKARDETKRAVKYQGQARKVRFSCCSQRRKSILFAAFCFFSLPSPCLFPLPSPFASGEGSHD; this comes from the exons ATGAAGGACCGGCTGGAGCAGCTGAAGGCC AAGCAGCTGACACAGGATGACGATGCCGATGAGGTTGAGATTGCTATCGACAATACAGCTTTCATGGATGAGTTCTTCTCTGAG ATTGAGGAAACTCGGCTCAACATCGACAAGATCTCAGAGCATGTGGAGGAAGCTAAGAAACTCTACAGTATCATTCTCTCTGCGCCAATTCCAGACCCAA AAACCAAGGATGACCTCGAGCAGCTCACAACTGAGATCAAGAAAAGGGCCAACAATGTCCGGAACAAACTGAAGA GTATGGAGAGGCATATTGAAGAAGATGAGGTTCGGTCATCAGCAGACCTTCGGATTCGGAAATCCCAG CACTCTGTCCTTTCCCGGAAGTTTGTGGAGGTGATGACCAAATACAACGAGGCTCAAGTGGACTTCCGTGAACGCAGCAAAGGGAGAATCCAACGGCAGCTTGAAATTA CTGGCAAAAAGACAACAGATGAGGAGCTGGAGGAGATGCTAGAGAGTGGCAACCCTGCCATCTTTACTTCTGGA ATCATTGACTCACAGATTTCTAAGCAAGCCCTCAGTGAGATTGAGGGTCGGCACAAGGACATTGTGAGGCTGGAGAGCAGCATCAAGGAACTCCATGATATGTTTATGGACATCGCCATGCTGGTAGAGAATCAG GGTGAGATGTTAGATAACATAGAGTTGAATGTCATGCACACAGTGGACCATGTGGAGAAGGCACGAGATGAAACTAAAAGAGCTGTGAAATATCAGGGTCAGGCCCGGAAGGTGAGATTCTCTTGCTGTTCCCAGAGAAGAAAGTCCATTCTGTTTgctgccttttgctttttctctctaccCTCTCCCTGTCTGTTTCCACTGCCATCACCTTTTGCATCTGGGGAAGGGAGCCATGATTGA
- the Stx3 gene encoding syntaxin-3 isoform X4 produces the protein MKDRLEQLKAKQLTQDDDADEVEIAIDNTAFMDEFFSEIEETRLNIDKISEHVEEAKKLYSIILSAPIPDPKTKDDLEQLTTEIKKRANNVRNKLKSMERHIEEDEVRSSADLRIRKSQHSVLSRKFVEVMTKYNEAQVDFRERSKGRIQRQLEITGKKTTDEELEEMLESGNPAIFTSGIIDSQISKQALSEIEGRHKDIVRLESSIKELHDMFMDIAMLVENQGAMIDRIENNMDQSVGFVERAVTDTKKAVKYQSEARRKKIMIMICCVILAIILASTIGGIFA, from the exons ATGAAGGACCGGCTGGAGCAGCTGAAGGCC AAGCAGCTGACACAGGATGACGATGCCGATGAGGTTGAGATTGCTATCGACAATACAGCTTTCATGGATGAGTTCTTCTCTGAG ATTGAGGAAACTCGGCTCAACATCGACAAGATCTCAGAGCATGTGGAGGAAGCTAAGAAACTCTACAGTATCATTCTCTCTGCGCCAATTCCAGACCCAA AAACCAAGGATGACCTCGAGCAGCTCACAACTGAGATCAAGAAAAGGGCCAACAATGTCCGGAACAAACTGAAGA GTATGGAGAGGCATATTGAAGAAGATGAGGTTCGGTCATCAGCAGACCTTCGGATTCGGAAATCCCAG CACTCTGTCCTTTCCCGGAAGTTTGTGGAGGTGATGACCAAATACAACGAGGCTCAAGTGGACTTCCGTGAACGCAGCAAAGGGAGAATCCAACGGCAGCTTGAAATTA CTGGCAAAAAGACAACAGATGAGGAGCTGGAGGAGATGCTAGAGAGTGGCAACCCTGCCATCTTTACTTCTGGA ATCATTGACTCACAGATTTCTAAGCAAGCCCTCAGTGAGATTGAGGGTCGGCACAAGGACATTGTGAGGCTGGAGAGCAGCATCAAGGAACTCCATGATATGTTTATGGACATCGCCATGCTGGTAGAGAATCAG GGAGCCATGATTGACCGTATTGAGAACAACATGGACCAGTCAGTGGGCTTCGTGGAGCGGGCTGTGACAGATACCAAAAAGGCTGTCAAGTATCAGAGTGAAGCCCGGAGG AAGAAGATCATGATCATGATCTGCTGTGTTATCCTTGCAATCATCTTGGCTTCTACCATTGGGGGCATATTTGCTTGA
- the Stx3 gene encoding syntaxin-3 isoform X6 — protein sequence MKDRLEQLKAKQLTQDDDADEVEIAIDNTAFMDEFFSEIEETRLNIDKISEHVEEAKKLYSIILSAPIPDPKTKDDLEQLTTEIKKRANNVRNKLKSMERHIEEDEVRSSADLRIRKSQHSVLSRKFVEVMTKYNEAQVDFRERSKGRIQRQLEITGKKTTDEELEEMLESGNPAIFTSGIIDSQISKQALSEIEGRHKDIVRLESSIKELHDMFMDIAMLVENQKKIMIMICCVILAIILASTIGGIFA from the exons ATGAAGGACCGGCTGGAGCAGCTGAAGGCC AAGCAGCTGACACAGGATGACGATGCCGATGAGGTTGAGATTGCTATCGACAATACAGCTTTCATGGATGAGTTCTTCTCTGAG ATTGAGGAAACTCGGCTCAACATCGACAAGATCTCAGAGCATGTGGAGGAAGCTAAGAAACTCTACAGTATCATTCTCTCTGCGCCAATTCCAGACCCAA AAACCAAGGATGACCTCGAGCAGCTCACAACTGAGATCAAGAAAAGGGCCAACAATGTCCGGAACAAACTGAAGA GTATGGAGAGGCATATTGAAGAAGATGAGGTTCGGTCATCAGCAGACCTTCGGATTCGGAAATCCCAG CACTCTGTCCTTTCCCGGAAGTTTGTGGAGGTGATGACCAAATACAACGAGGCTCAAGTGGACTTCCGTGAACGCAGCAAAGGGAGAATCCAACGGCAGCTTGAAATTA CTGGCAAAAAGACAACAGATGAGGAGCTGGAGGAGATGCTAGAGAGTGGCAACCCTGCCATCTTTACTTCTGGA ATCATTGACTCACAGATTTCTAAGCAAGCCCTCAGTGAGATTGAGGGTCGGCACAAGGACATTGTGAGGCTGGAGAGCAGCATCAAGGAACTCCATGATATGTTTATGGACATCGCCATGCTGGTAGAGAATCAG AAGAAGATCATGATCATGATCTGCTGTGTTATCCTTGCAATCATCTTGGCTTCTACCATTGGGGGCATATTTGCTTGA
- the Stx3 gene encoding syntaxin-3 isoform X5, whose protein sequence is MKDRLEQLKAKQLTQDDDADEVEIAIDNTAFMDEFFSEIEETRLNIDKISEHVEEAKKLYSIILSAPIPDPKTKDDLEQLTTEIKKRANNVRNKLKSMERHIEEDEVRSSADLRIRKSQHSVLSRKFVEVMTKYNEAQVDFRERSKGRIQRQLEITGKKTTDEELEEMLESGNPAIFTSGIIDSQISKQALSEIEGRHKDIVRLESSIKELHDMFMDIAMLVENQNLISLQPAVSTLVFRWEQSLNGLPESEGDPPVPLFPCDHLWT, encoded by the exons ATGAAGGACCGGCTGGAGCAGCTGAAGGCC AAGCAGCTGACACAGGATGACGATGCCGATGAGGTTGAGATTGCTATCGACAATACAGCTTTCATGGATGAGTTCTTCTCTGAG ATTGAGGAAACTCGGCTCAACATCGACAAGATCTCAGAGCATGTGGAGGAAGCTAAGAAACTCTACAGTATCATTCTCTCTGCGCCAATTCCAGACCCAA AAACCAAGGATGACCTCGAGCAGCTCACAACTGAGATCAAGAAAAGGGCCAACAATGTCCGGAACAAACTGAAGA GTATGGAGAGGCATATTGAAGAAGATGAGGTTCGGTCATCAGCAGACCTTCGGATTCGGAAATCCCAG CACTCTGTCCTTTCCCGGAAGTTTGTGGAGGTGATGACCAAATACAACGAGGCTCAAGTGGACTTCCGTGAACGCAGCAAAGGGAGAATCCAACGGCAGCTTGAAATTA CTGGCAAAAAGACAACAGATGAGGAGCTGGAGGAGATGCTAGAGAGTGGCAACCCTGCCATCTTTACTTCTGGA ATCATTGACTCACAGATTTCTAAGCAAGCCCTCAGTGAGATTGAGGGTCGGCACAAGGACATTGTGAGGCTGGAGAGCAGCATCAAGGAACTCCATGATATGTTTATGGACATCGCCATGCTGGTAGAGAATCAG AACCTGATTTCACTCCAGCCTGCTGTGTCCACGCTTGTCTTCAGATGGGAACAGAGTCTGAATGGCCTTCCTGAGAGCGAGGGGGATCCACCCGttcctttgtttccttgtgaccaTCTTTGGACCTGA
- the Stx3 gene encoding syntaxin-3 isoform X2, whose product MKDRLEQLKAKQLTQDDDADEVEIAIDNTAFMDEFFSEIEETRLNIDKISEHVEEAKKLYSIILSAPIPDPKTKDDLEQLTTEIKKRANNVRNKLKSMERHIEEDEVRSSADLRIRKSQHSVLSRKFVEVMTKYNEAQVDFRERSKGRIQRQLEITGKKTTDEELEEMLESGNPAIFTSGIIDSQISKQALSEIEGRHKDIVRLESSIKELHDMFMDIAMLVENQGEMLDNIELNVMHTVDHVEKARDETKRAVKYQGQARKNLISLQPAVSTLVFRWEQSLNGLPESEGDPPVPLFPCDHLWT is encoded by the exons ATGAAGGACCGGCTGGAGCAGCTGAAGGCC AAGCAGCTGACACAGGATGACGATGCCGATGAGGTTGAGATTGCTATCGACAATACAGCTTTCATGGATGAGTTCTTCTCTGAG ATTGAGGAAACTCGGCTCAACATCGACAAGATCTCAGAGCATGTGGAGGAAGCTAAGAAACTCTACAGTATCATTCTCTCTGCGCCAATTCCAGACCCAA AAACCAAGGATGACCTCGAGCAGCTCACAACTGAGATCAAGAAAAGGGCCAACAATGTCCGGAACAAACTGAAGA GTATGGAGAGGCATATTGAAGAAGATGAGGTTCGGTCATCAGCAGACCTTCGGATTCGGAAATCCCAG CACTCTGTCCTTTCCCGGAAGTTTGTGGAGGTGATGACCAAATACAACGAGGCTCAAGTGGACTTCCGTGAACGCAGCAAAGGGAGAATCCAACGGCAGCTTGAAATTA CTGGCAAAAAGACAACAGATGAGGAGCTGGAGGAGATGCTAGAGAGTGGCAACCCTGCCATCTTTACTTCTGGA ATCATTGACTCACAGATTTCTAAGCAAGCCCTCAGTGAGATTGAGGGTCGGCACAAGGACATTGTGAGGCTGGAGAGCAGCATCAAGGAACTCCATGATATGTTTATGGACATCGCCATGCTGGTAGAGAATCAG GGTGAGATGTTAGATAACATAGAGTTGAATGTCATGCACACAGTGGACCATGTGGAGAAGGCACGAGATGAAACTAAAAGAGCTGTGAAATATCAGGGTCAGGCCCGGAAG AACCTGATTTCACTCCAGCCTGCTGTGTCCACGCTTGTCTTCAGATGGGAACAGAGTCTGAATGGCCTTCCTGAGAGCGAGGGGGATCCACCCGttcctttgtttccttgtgaccaTCTTTGGACCTGA
- the Stx3 gene encoding syntaxin-3 isoform X7, whose amino-acid sequence MERHIEEDEVRSSADLRIRKSQHSVLSRKFVEVMTKYNEAQVDFRERSKGRIQRQLEITGKKTTDEELEEMLESGNPAIFTSGIIDSQISKQALSEIEGRHKDIVRLESSIKELHDMFMDIAMLVENQGEMLDNIELNVMHTVDHVEKARDETKRAVKYQGQARKVRFSCCSQRRKSILFAAFCFFSLPSPCLFPLPSPFASGEGSHD is encoded by the exons ATGGAGAGGCATATTGAAGAAGATGAGGTTCGGTCATCAGCAGACCTTCGGATTCGGAAATCCCAG CACTCTGTCCTTTCCCGGAAGTTTGTGGAGGTGATGACCAAATACAACGAGGCTCAAGTGGACTTCCGTGAACGCAGCAAAGGGAGAATCCAACGGCAGCTTGAAATTA CTGGCAAAAAGACAACAGATGAGGAGCTGGAGGAGATGCTAGAGAGTGGCAACCCTGCCATCTTTACTTCTGGA ATCATTGACTCACAGATTTCTAAGCAAGCCCTCAGTGAGATTGAGGGTCGGCACAAGGACATTGTGAGGCTGGAGAGCAGCATCAAGGAACTCCATGATATGTTTATGGACATCGCCATGCTGGTAGAGAATCAG GGTGAGATGTTAGATAACATAGAGTTGAATGTCATGCACACAGTGGACCATGTGGAGAAGGCACGAGATGAAACTAAAAGAGCTGTGAAATATCAGGGTCAGGCCCGGAAGGTGAGATTCTCTTGCTGTTCCCAGAGAAGAAAGTCCATTCTGTTTgctgccttttgctttttctctctaccCTCTCCCTGTCTGTTTCCACTGCCATCACCTTTTGCATCTGGGGAAGGGAGCCATGATTGA